TGTCTCCAATAGTTCCCACGATATCACCAACATCACCATTGGCTGAGCTAGGATTCATTCCCATGTCTAATGAAGAGGCTAATAGGTAGTAACCACCATAATAATGGAACATGAACATATCACTACTTTCTAATTGGTCTGTAGGTAGTGATAATTCCATAGCTTTACGAACTGCCTCAGCAGAGCCTAATGCAGTAGCATATACCAAGTATTTATTCCATATTTTAATTGATTCTGGAGGATATTCCTTAATTAAACTGAAATCATTTATATATTTCTTGAAGTTCTGCCATTTGGCATCATATTCTTCTCCATAGGTGGTCCATTGTCCTCCAATCTTTTGAGGCAAAATTAAAGAAACTGCGGACACAGCGCCTAATGCTATAGCACATAACATGGCACTTCCAGCGACGGGTAAATCAAAAAGACTTACAAAAAAGACTATTATGGCCACAATTATCCCACCAGTTCCAAAAATCTTTATTAAAGAATCTCCTTTCTTTAAAAAAACTTCTTGAAGCTTTTCATCATTTAAAAACTCGGTCTTAATAGCTCCTTTCCAATTTAAATAAGTTCCACTAAAAATTCTGGCTTCTTCTGGATTTGATAAGCTACTGGAAATTTCATCCAGTGATATGGTTCCATCTTCTTCAAAACTCTTTAAAAAATTGTAAACATATGATTCAAAATCATTGAGTTTCTCAGGATCTTTAGATGGGTTTAAATTAAAGAATATGGATTTGGATACTTCCAATCCATAACCTTCTTTTTCAGAATCTTTACTGCTTATAGAAAAATACTTCCTATCAATTAAATCCATTATGGTGGCCTTAAATCCATCCATATCTGGTTCTCCAACCTTTTTTGAAAATCCCGGTCCACATATGGCATTCACAATTGCTGGAGGGTCATTGGAGGGTATGTCTCTTTCGTATTCGGCCTGATAATTAATTTTAGGTTCTCTACCATATTTCCAGTATATAATGCATGGAATAAAACAAGCTAAAATCAATATAACTGATAAAAATGAGTAAAGCAAGTGCTTAAAGTTCAATTGATTCTGGTAATTGGCCTGCATTTGCTCTATGGCTGCTGCTGCATTTTTATTTATTATAATCCCATTAGTGGGATTGGCCAGGAACTGACTTTTTGGGATAAGCATTCTCAATTCAAAATAATTTCCAGATGGTATATTGGTACTGGTTACTTGCAGGTCATTGCCTTGCCAAACTGAATTTTCAGCATAATATGGAGGATTTAACCAATATTTAACTCCACTACTTGAGTTAAGGTGTATATTGGCCACCATTTTTTCAATATCAACACTCCATCCAGATCCAACTAATTTGTACTGCAATTCGGCAATATCATTGTAGAATTTAATAATGTGTGTAAAATCGTATTCATAAGTCACATCAACGCTTTTATCAGTAATTGGGTTTGTTTTCGCAGCATCAGAATAAAGATTAACTTTTATATGCGCATTATTGCTTTGATTAGTTACAGTATACGTGGAATATGCTCCACTACTGGTAACTTTCAGATTTTCGACCTGCTGGCCATTTAAAGGAATGTCTCGATATACTCCGTGAAAAGTTCCTTGAAAAGAGTAATGGACCGTCTCTTTAACATGAATGCTTCCATCATCCAGCACAAAAAGATCTATATGCATTAATGGAATGGAATAGCTGTTATCTGCAAAACTAGCTGAACAGCATAATGAAATTGTAATCAGAAAAATAAAAATAAATGAAATGAAATGTTTTTTATCCATTAAATCACCCAAAATTAATCCCATCTAAAATTCAACTTTAGGTACAGATCGAGCGGATTCTTCGGTTTCAAAGAATTCAGCTTCAATAAAATTGAATTGATTAGCAATAATGCTACTAGGGAACATCTGAATTTTATTATTGTACATCATTACTGTATCATTGTAGAATTGTCTGGAATAAGCAATCTTATCTTCGGTTTCAGATAACTGGGCCTGTAATTCCTGAAAATTTTTACTGGCCTTTAAATCAGGATAATTTTCAGCAACTGCAAAGAGAGTTTTTAAAGCTCCAGTTAACTGATTATTAGCATCTTGATTTTCTTGCACGCTTTGAGCATTTATAACATTTGAACGGGCCTTAGTTACCTCTTCAAATACTCCTTTCTCGTGTTTAGCATATCCTTTGACGGTTTCCACTAAATTTGGTATTAAATCAGTTCTTCTTTTAAGTTGAACGTCTATTTGGGACCATGCATTCTTCACCCTATTACGTAGATTAATCAGGCTGTTGTACATGAATACAATCCAAACTATTAGAACTATTATAATTATTAGAATAATGATGGTTATTATCAAACTCATTTTTTACACCCAATACCAATAATGCATTTTTTGTTATTTAAATTTTATTAAATAATTAATTCAAATGAATATTGTTTAAAAATAAGCTTTTAGAATGATTTTCCAACGGTTATAATGGATCAATATGAATAATTAATTGATATTTTAGAAATTAATATCTAAAAAAAGCATAATTATTATATACAAATATGAAAAATTGAAAATAAGACTTATTATGCAAAAATAACTTTAAATAGCCGATATAAGTGAAATAAGAATTTAAAAAAAGTATTAAAAAATATTTTAATTAGAATTGATGAATTTTATTTAGTAAAAATTTTAGTAACTTCTTTTACGGCCCCTATTTTAACTAGAACAGAAACTTTGCTGCCTTCATTTAAAACCATGTCTGCACGGGGAATTTCAATGTGGCCGTTATTGTAAATAGAAACAATAATGTAATTGTCTGTGGGAGAAATGTCTCCTACTCGTTTTCCGATTATTTTTTTATTTTTTATGGTCATATCCAGTATTTCAGCATCACCACTACCCAGAACAATCAAATCTGCTACTTTGGGCCGGGTTATGAGTTTTTCAAGATAACCGGCTGCAGTTCGCTCCGGGCTTATAACATGATCAATACCTACTTTACGGAAGGCTTCTTCGTGATCAGGGTTACTTACTCGTGCAATAATCTTGGGGATATTGTATTCTCTTACCAAGATACATGAGAGCAAATTAGCTTCGTCATTACCGGTTGCCGCTACAAAAACATTGGCATTATTAATATTCGACTCTTCCAGTGTTTTGATGTCGGTTCCATTACCACAAATCACCAGAGCATCTAATTCTACCGCAGCATTACCACACAATGATTCATCATTTTCAATGAGCGTGACATCATGACCATCAGAAATTAAAAGGTTTGCTAGAGTCAATCCTACTCTACCTCCCCCCATTATAACTACATACATATCGTACACCTTGCTTTAATCAACTAAGCATTTAACACAGGATAAATTTGAAAAATATTGATTTTTATTAATGTTTTTTAAAATATAAATGTATAAATATCACTAATTTCAGTGAGTAATTTTCTTTGCCTATTCTTATTAATAAGCTTTTTCTAAATTATTATTCTAAAATTTTTTTCAATAATTTAAAGCAACTAACTGCGTTTTAATAATTCTAATCCGCCTCTTATTAGTATCAGAACAGGTATAATTTCCAGTCTTCCAACCCACATACTAAAAATCATTACTATTTCAGCGATTTCAGGCATATTAGGGGATATAATCCCCATACTCAACCCAACGTTTCCCTGGGCCGATGCTACTTCAAAAAGGGAGTTCAAAGGATCGTAGCCATATGATGCTAGGACTAACCATCCAAATAGAAGAAAAACAATATATAGGGATGTGTAAGAACTGGCCTCTCTAATTTCCACATCACTAACAGTTTTACCTGAAATTTTACGAGGTATTACCGAACCTTCAGGGGTTAAAATTTTCATTAATTCCCAGTAAATTCCTTTAAGGATGGTAACTACTCGTATTAATTTTATAGCCCCAGTGGTGGAACCAGCAGCCATTCCTATCATCATACATGTTAGAATTAATATTTTCACATAAGTGGGCCAGGCTATCATTTGTGGAAGAGTTTGGGTATTGGATCCAGTACAACTAAGGGCAGAAACAACATTAAAAATAGAATCCAGTGGTAAAATTTTACTACTCATAAAAATAAGTATTGAGAACAATGCTACAATGACGACCATGGCCTGAAACTGTATATCTTTTATAGCAAATTTTACATTCCCCTTTAAAACCCGATAGTGCACCAGAAAACTAGTACCGCCTACAATCATTAAAAATATAGTGATTATGGTGATTAAATTGCTTCCATAGGCCCCAATATTCCCATTTTTAATGGACATTCCTCCAGTGGAAAGATTGGTCATGGTATTATTAATGGCATCAAAAAGGGACATTCCAGCAAGTCCATAGAGAACAATTCCTAAAATAGTATAAAATAAATATATCCACCAGATAGTCTTCACCGTATTGGGTATGCTGGGTTTTATTCGTTCTTCCCTGGCTTCAGATTTGTACAATCGAGATGCAGCAGTCCCTGGACGAATAAGAATTCCTATAACTACAATAACTACTCCAACCCCCCCAATCCACTGTTCCAAGCTTCTTAAAAATAAAATTGACTTGGGAAGTATTTCCACATCGAGAAATATGCTGAGGCCACTGCCGGTCCAAGCAGACATATTTTCAAAATAAGCATTCACAAATCCCATTTTAAGGCCTATAATCATCACCAAACTACCAATCAGAGCTGCCCATAGCCAGGCCAAGGCCGCGATTATCATTCCGTGCTTTAGCCGTATGGATCCTCCAGAAGGAACAATTTTCTTTATTAGAGTTCCTATGGTTATGGAAATGGCCGAAGGTATAATAAAACTAATATAATTATTTTCTCCATAAATCAGAGAAACTATAATTGGCAGGAGAACTACTACACCAATTCCCTGCATTATGCCTCCCAGATACTCTGAGACTACAAAAAAATCCCGCTTTCCGAAATACTTCATATTATCTTATTAGAGATTTCCTTGATAACATATAAATCTTGTCTTAACAGTAAAAAATCAATATTATTAAAACGGGGATAATTGATGTCAAGGTATTTAATAATCTATTAATCTTGAATATTCAGTTAAAAAATAAAAATAGGAAATATATGTAGTTCTTATTTATTAAATTAGACTTTTTAATCACTTTAAAAAATAAATAAAAATTTAAATATTGTTTTTATTTAGATTTTTTTTCTTCTTCCATAACACTCAATTCAGACCCTAGGAAGTCTTTAATGTCCCGTATACTGTTGAGTAGTTGTGCAGGGAACACAATGGTCGAATTTTTCTCGGCAGCGATGTTACTGAGTACTTGCATAATCCGCAGCTGCAGAGCTACTGGATGTTCAGTAATGATATCTGCAGCATCCCCTAATTTACCTGCTGCCAGATATTCTCCTTCTGCAGAGATAATTTTGGCTCTTTTCTCTCTTTCAGCTTCAGCTTGTAGAGCAATGGCCCTTTGCATGCTTTCTGGTAATTTAATATCCTTTATTTCTACGGTGGTAACCTTAATTCCCCATGGTTCGCTGTGTCCATCTATAATTTCCTGAATTTTTTGGTTGACATGAGGGGTGTCAGATAAAACTTGGTCTAATGTGAATTGACCTACTACACTTCGAACGGTAGTCTGAGAAATTTGATTAACTGCTCGATTGTAGTTTTCAATCTCTACCACAGCTTTATATGCATCTACCACTTTAAAGTAAGCCACTGCAGCCACATCAATAGTTACATTATCTTGTGTAATGATTTTCTGAGCAGGGATAGGCATAGTAACTATTCTAAGTGAAGGCTTTACCATGCGATCAACCAGAGGAATAATTATTCGAAGTCCTGGTTCTCTAACCCCTATTACTTTACCCAGTCTAAAAACGACTCCTCGTTCGTACTGGTTCACAATCTTGACAGAAAGGCCGATAATAATCAGTATGGCTGCCAATATAATAATTATAGTAAGCAAATCCATTTTAATACCCTCCAAATGTTCTCTAAATTTTAGATTTTAAACTAATATTATTTCTGCTTATAATAATATGCCTATTAAAACTAATAAAATTTAGTAAAAATAGGGGAATATTTTCAATAAACTACAAAAAAGCAAAAAATTAAAAAGGCAATTATTAGTTCTATAATTTTATATAGTAGTTTAGTTTAATTAGTCTATTTAACTAGATACTAATCCAGTTTGTATATTTTTTATTATCTAAAAATTTTTAATGGTCTGATTTCTATAAAACAAAAATTTTGCTATATTACTAATTATTTAGAGCTATTAAATTTAAAATTATATTAATTAATCGTATAATTCAACTTATTTAACCTATTAACTCATTAATGACTGGTTATAATGAAACACAAAGGACTAATTTTAATACTGGTTGGCATAGGGATTATAGCAGCCATGATAATATTCATAGGCCCAGAGAAAATCTTAAATGCATTGGAAAAGGCAAATCCAATTTTTATAATCTTAGCGGTACTTGTTCAATTCCTTGTGTATGGTTTGTGGACATTGAGATGGTCCATAACCACTAACTCCGTCAAAATTAATGTTAAGAAAAGACATCTTTTACCTATGCTCATGGTGGGACTTGCAGCGAATAATATCACTCCCAGTGGCAGAGGAGGAGGAGAACCAGTTCGAGCTTATATTTTAAGTAAATATTCTAAATGTTCCATGGAATCATCATTTGCAACAGTGATTGCAGATAGGGGCCTGGACATGTTTCCTTTCATAGTTTTAGCAGTGATAACTATTTTTGCTGTTATGATGAGTTTTAGTCTGCCGTTTTGGGCTCTTTTAA
This genomic window from Methanobacteriales archaeon HGW-Methanobacteriales-1 contains:
- a CDS encoding potassium transporter TrkA, which gives rise to MYVVIMGGGRVGLTLANLLISDGHDVTLIENDESLCGNAAVELDALVICGNGTDIKTLEESNINNANVFVAATGNDEANLLSCILVREYNIPKIIARVSNPDHEEAFRKVGIDHVISPERTAAGYLEKLITRPKVADLIVLGSGDAEILDMTIKNKKIIGKRVGDISPTDNYIIVSIYNNGHIEIPRADMVLNEGSKVSVLVKIGAVKEVTKIFTK
- a CDS encoding potassium transporter; protein product: MKYFGKRDFFVVSEYLGGIMQGIGVVVLLPIIVSLIYGENNYISFIIPSAISITIGTLIKKIVPSGGSIRLKHGMIIAALAWLWAALIGSLVMIIGLKMGFVNAYFENMSAWTGSGLSIFLDVEILPKSILFLRSLEQWIGGVGVVIVVIGILIRPGTAASRLYKSEAREERIKPSIPNTVKTIWWIYLFYTILGIVLYGLAGMSLFDAINNTMTNLSTGGMSIKNGNIGAYGSNLITIITIFLMIVGGTSFLVHYRVLKGNVKFAIKDIQFQAMVVIVALFSILIFMSSKILPLDSIFNVVSALSCTGSNTQTLPQMIAWPTYVKILILTCMMIGMAAGSTTGAIKLIRVVTILKGIYWELMKILTPEGSVIPRKISGKTVSDVEIREASSYTSLYIVFLLFGWLVLASYGYDPLNSLFEVASAQGNVGLSMGIISPNMPEIAEIVMIFSMWVGRLEIIPVLILIRGGLELLKRS
- a CDS encoding DUF2207 domain-containing protein is translated as MDKKHFISFIFIFLITISLCCSASFADNSYSIPLMHIDLFVLDDGSIHVKETVHYSFQGTFHGVYRDIPLNGQQVENLKVTSSGAYSTYTVTNQSNNAHIKVNLYSDAAKTNPITDKSVDVTYEYDFTHIIKFYNDIAELQYKLVGSGWSVDIEKMVANIHLNSSSGVKYWLNPPYYAENSVWQGNDLQVTSTNIPSGNYFELRMLIPKSQFLANPTNGIIINKNAAAAIEQMQANYQNQLNFKHLLYSFLSVILILACFIPCIIYWKYGREPKINYQAEYERDIPSNDPPAIVNAICGPGFSKKVGEPDMDGFKATIMDLIDRKYFSISSKDSEKEGYGLEVSKSIFFNLNPSKDPEKLNDFESYVYNFLKSFEEDGTISLDEISSSLSNPEEARIFSGTYLNWKGAIKTEFLNDEKLQEVFLKKGDSLIKIFGTGGIIVAIIVFFVSLFDLPVAGSAMLCAIALGAVSAVSLILPQKIGGQWTTYGEEYDAKWQNFKKYINDFSLIKEYPPESIKIWNKYLVYATALGSAEAVRKAMELSLPTDQLESSDMFMFHYYGGYYLLASSLDMGMNPSSANGDVGDIVGTIGDIGGGFGGGGGGAF
- a CDS encoding band 7 domain-containing protein, with translation MDLLTIIIILAAILIIIGLSVKIVNQYERGVVFRLGKVIGVREPGLRIIIPLVDRMVKPSLRIVTMPIPAQKIITQDNVTIDVAAVAYFKVVDAYKAVVEIENYNRAVNQISQTTVRSVVGQFTLDQVLSDTPHVNQKIQEIIDGHSEPWGIKVTTVEIKDIKLPESMQRAIALQAEAEREKRAKIISAEGEYLAAGKLGDAADIITEHPVALQLRIMQVLSNIAAEKNSTIVFPAQLLNSIRDIKDFLGSELSVMEEEKKSK